The DNA region GCCCGATTGCAGAACCGGACGACGTAGAGTTTGTGCTCAGTCGAACACACTCTGTTGCAGGTTTCTTTGGCGCATCCAGCGTAGAACGACTTCCGGCCGAGCAGGCAATCACGGCTCAGGTTCGGAAGTTTAAGGCGACCGCTCGGAGGGAGCATAACTTTGATCGGTTGCCGGAAGTTAGTGCGAACAGCTCATCGAACAAGTTTTAGATTTTTCTGATCCTAATTTTGAAAGCTTTCAGAATTGATGTGCATATCAATTACGCCAAACAATCTGATGAACGAGGTCAAAGCATGAAGCTTATCTTCCAAGTTACATTTCTTGCCGGGATGGCGCTGATCTTATTACCGTGTTCGCCCTCCACGCCATTGTTTGCGCAGGCATCAATTGGGGCGGTGGCTCAGATCACAGGTGCGGTTTCCGATCCAACGGGGGCCGTTGTTCCCGGAGCCCAGGTGAGAGTTGTTCAGACAGAGACTGGCTTTACACGCACTGCTGTCACCGGACTAGACGGAGCTTACGTCCTTCCTAACTTGGCTATCGGACCTTATGAACTGCAGGTCATTAGCTCGGGGTTCAAAACCTACTTTCAGCGGGGAATTGTCCTCCAGGTAAATGACAACGCTACAGTTGCCATCCAACTCCAAGTCGGTGCGTCTACTGAGAGTGTCTCTGTGAGTGCAAACGCCTCGATGGTAAATACGGAGTCAACATCTGTATCGTCGGTTATCGAAAATAGACGCGTAGTGGATCTCCCACTAAATGGAAGGGACCTGTCGCAATTGGTTCTACTCTCTGGCGCGGCAGTGCAGACAAATTACGGCGATTCCATCAGCAGTAAGAACTATCCGACCTCACATACGATAAACGTGGCAGGAGGAGAAGCCGCTGGGACTGGTTATATGGTGGACGGCGGCGGCGCATATAACGATCTCTACGGGGGATCTAACCTGCCATTGCCTTTTCCGGATGCGGTGCAGGAATTCAGCGTTCAAACCAGCATGATTCCCGCGCAGTACGGTGGATACCCGGGAGGAGCCGTCAATCTCGTCACCATGTCGGGAACGAATAACTTCCATGGATCTCTTTTCGAATTTATACGCAACTATGCAGTGAACGCCGCTAACTATTTTGCAACCACTGTAGATACATTGAAACGCAACCAATTTGGCGGTACGCTAGGCGGGCCGATAGTAAAGAACAAGCTTTTCTTTTTTGGTGGATATCAGGGGACGAGAACGCGCACCACTCCACCTACGAGCACATTCTTCGTCCCAACGGCAGCCGCTCTCAGCGGGGATTTCAGTACACTCGCGTCAACTGCGTGCACAAGTAAACCTATTACTCTGACCAACCCCGCAGGCGGGACGTTTGCAGGAAACTACATTGACCCTGCTCTCTTCAATGCCTCGGCGCTGCAACTGGCAAAGAAATATCTCCCTGCTACGAACGATCCGTGCGGAAAGCTTCTGATCGGGATTCCAAACCCGAGTAATGAAAATCAATTCATTGGCAGGGTTGACTGGACAAGCGGCACACGGAACATTGTATTTGGTCGATACTTCAACACGCACTATACCAATCCGCCATTCTTTGACGGAAGCAATCTCCTTCAGACCACCCGGACTGGAATCGACATGTTGGTTCAGGCGGTTACGATGGGCGATACTTTTACATTTACTTCAAAAGTGATCAATAGTTTGCACTTGACCTGGACCCGTGAGCCACTGACTCGGGGACCAGCCGCAAACCTGCCTTCAGCCGCCAGCCTGGGATTGAACATCGCCCCGTCTCCGGGAAATACTCCGTCCTTCAGCATCAACGGCGGGTTTACTACCAGTTGCGGCACTTGTGCCAATGCATACGTCAATCGGAACCAGGCTGAAGTGAGGGATGACGTCATCTGGACCCATGGCCGCCATCAGTTTACGTTTGGAGGGCTATATGAACGCGCGCAGTTGAACCAAAACTACGCAACCCTTTCTACCGGGAGTTATTCCTTCGACGGGTCGTTCACGGGCCTTGGCCTGGCCGATTTTCTCCTTGGGCGCAACATTGGATTTAGCCAGGGTTCACCTCAGGTCTGGAATGCCCGGGACAACATGTTAGGTCTGTACGCGCAGGACAACTTCCACCCCAACCAACGGCTCA from Acidobacteriota bacterium includes:
- a CDS encoding TonB-dependent receptor, which produces MKLIFQVTFLAGMALILLPCSPSTPLFAQASIGAVAQITGAVSDPTGAVVPGAQVRVVQTETGFTRTAVTGLDGAYVLPNLAIGPYELQVISSGFKTYFQRGIVLQVNDNATVAIQLQVGASTESVSVSANASMVNTESTSVSSVIENRRVVDLPLNGRDLSQLVLLSGAAVQTNYGDSISSKNYPTSHTINVAGGEAAGTGYMVDGGGAYNDLYGGSNLPLPFPDAVQEFSVQTSMIPAQYGGYPGGAVNLVTMSGTNNFHGSLFEFIRNYAVNAANYFATTVDTLKRNQFGGTLGGPIVKNKLFFFGGYQGTRTRTTPPTSTFFVPTAAALSGDFSTLASTACTSKPITLTNPAGGTFAGNYIDPALFNASALQLAKKYLPATNDPCGKLLIGIPNPSNENQFIGRVDWTSGTRNIVFGRYFNTHYTNPPFFDGSNLLQTTRTGIDMLVQAVTMGDTFTFTSKVINSLHLTWTREPLTRGPAANLPSAASLGLNIAPSPGNTPSFSINGGFTTSCGTCANAYVNRNQAEVRDDVIWTHGRHQFTFGGLYERAQLNQNYATLSTGSYSFDGSFTGLGLADFLLGRNIGFSQGSPQVWNARDNMLGLYAQDNFHPNQRLTLMGGVRWSPYFAPYDIYGRSSYFDKEDYTLGLHSTKFLNAPPGVFFPGDTIPGHGAFPRAGTNNRLWNFAPRVGIAWDPTGSGQWSVRTAYGLFYADPEMAFFETYSYIAPYGNQISLTSPAGGLSNPYAGIPGGDPFPLPFPPTSNISFVAAGQFFTLPLHIHPPNTQQWNLSVQRQIGSDLLLTVSYLGNKSTHRWVGIPLDPAVYIPGTCGSKPCSTTANTQSRRVLSLINPTAGALIGSVPYTNDGANANYNAILLSANRRFSGYFSVLANYAWSHCISEGEQNAEGGGGSIQDPSNIRASRGNCISDVRHIFNLSYIAKSPHFKSPLMDKVLSNWQQSGIIGARSGSWLTPTDGQDVSLTNVGNDRPNLVGNPHLSNPTIRQWFNTSAYAKQATGTYGNAGSYSILGPGGFTFDAALSRTFKIRESQGLQVRVEAFNVLNHPVFNNPTTTLTSSNFGKILSANNPRILQAAIKYTF